A single genomic interval of Arthrobacter sp. NicSoilB8 harbors:
- a CDS encoding M1 family metallopeptidase, producing MPGHGTNAYRVTRYELDLDYRVSSNRLGGHAVLHAVAQFRTSAIVLDLTGLRATKIQLDGRRVRKFTQRAEQLVVYPEVPLLPDEAFTLDIRYEGYPAPRRGLWGEVGWEELSDGVLVAGQPNGAASWFPCNDHPRDKASYLITVTTDANYRAVCNGVLLSRTSRASRETWVYEQSEPMATYLATVQIGRYELLMLNAERPSGHVPQYVAVPASLAAEARAALARQPDMMRTFTNCFGPYPFPEYTVVVTADVLEIPLEAQTLSILGPNHLRQEWESQRMIAHELAHQWFGNSLTTATWKDIWLHEGFACYAEWIWSEEAGTMTVANRARAAWRKLSSTAQDLVVGDPGPELMFDDRVYKRGALALHALRVRCGDLAFFALLHDWTDRFRHGTVTTADFIIAASHTTGLDAEALLHPWLFDEALPPLPQAAPPKF from the coding sequence ATGCCAGGGCACGGGACCAATGCCTACCGCGTCACCCGGTACGAACTCGACCTCGACTACAGGGTCAGCAGCAACCGCCTCGGCGGCCATGCGGTCCTGCATGCCGTCGCCCAGTTCCGGACGTCGGCTATTGTCCTGGACCTCACCGGATTGCGGGCCACCAAGATCCAGCTCGACGGCCGCAGGGTGCGCAAGTTCACCCAACGGGCCGAGCAGCTCGTTGTCTACCCCGAGGTTCCGTTGCTCCCCGACGAGGCATTCACCCTGGACATCCGCTATGAGGGCTACCCGGCCCCGCGTCGCGGCCTGTGGGGCGAAGTGGGCTGGGAGGAACTCTCCGATGGTGTCCTGGTCGCCGGCCAGCCCAACGGCGCCGCCTCCTGGTTCCCGTGCAATGACCACCCGCGGGACAAAGCGAGCTATCTGATCACGGTGACCACCGACGCGAACTATCGCGCGGTGTGCAACGGCGTGCTCCTGTCCCGCACCAGCAGGGCGAGCCGTGAGACCTGGGTGTATGAGCAGTCCGAGCCCATGGCGACCTACCTGGCAACGGTCCAGATCGGCCGTTATGAGCTCCTGATGCTCAATGCCGAGCGGCCCTCAGGGCACGTTCCGCAGTATGTGGCTGTTCCGGCGTCGCTGGCGGCGGAAGCGCGGGCGGCCCTGGCCCGACAGCCCGACATGATGCGGACCTTCACCAACTGCTTCGGGCCGTATCCCTTCCCGGAATACACCGTGGTGGTGACGGCAGACGTGCTGGAGATCCCGCTGGAGGCACAGACCCTGTCCATTCTTGGCCCCAACCATCTGCGGCAGGAGTGGGAGTCACAGCGCATGATCGCCCACGAACTCGCCCACCAGTGGTTCGGGAACTCACTGACCACCGCGACGTGGAAAGACATCTGGCTGCACGAGGGCTTTGCCTGCTACGCGGAATGGATCTGGTCCGAAGAAGCCGGCACGATGACGGTCGCGAACCGCGCCCGCGCCGCCTGGCGCAAACTGTCCTCCACGGCACAGGACCTGGTGGTGGGCGATCCTGGCCCGGAACTGATGTTTGATGACCGCGTCTACAAGCGCGGAGCCCTGGCCCTGCACGCCTTGCGGGTGCGTTGCGGCGACCTCGCGTTCTTCGCCCTCCTGCACGACTGGACGGACCGCTTCCGCCACGGCACCGTGACCACGGCCGACTTCATCATCGCGGCCAGCCACACCACGGGCCTGGACGCCGAGGCGCTGCTGCACCCGTGGCTGTTCGACGAAGCCCTCCCGCCGCTCCCGCAGGCAGCGCCGCCAAAGTTCTGA
- a CDS encoding 4'-phosphopantetheinyl transferase superfamily protein — protein sequence MASHLVVRACPPFRAPGSSGVPGASAPAAAPLAAPAAAEQELERDSRSLLDAAELERARAMTPRTREDFLAGRLAQRRFAAELLGVPASELTACYSCPRCGTGANISHGRPGYLLRGEAVPLLLSLSRSAGWTLLGGVVDPNPGLGLGIDVEDPARADFDGFDDVVLTPAERLHLAGLHGLPLLRGRARLWARKEAWLKLLGTGLQTAPDTLDVLDDALRTGVNGHAGLRDLPAEETGLPAELVAAAAVAVLP from the coding sequence ATGGCATCACACCTTGTTGTGCGGGCCTGCCCGCCCTTTCGCGCCCCCGGCTCTTCCGGAGTCCCCGGCGCGTCCGCGCCCGCGGCGGCACCTTTGGCGGCACCTGCGGCAGCTGAGCAGGAGCTGGAACGCGACTCGCGTTCCCTCCTGGACGCGGCCGAGCTTGAGCGGGCCCGGGCCATGACCCCGCGAACCCGGGAGGATTTCCTTGCCGGGCGGCTCGCCCAGCGGCGGTTCGCCGCCGAGCTGCTCGGCGTGCCGGCGTCGGAGCTCACTGCCTGCTACAGCTGTCCCCGGTGCGGCACCGGCGCGAACATCTCCCACGGCCGGCCGGGTTACCTGCTCCGCGGGGAGGCCGTGCCGTTGTTGCTGAGCCTGTCCCGCTCGGCCGGCTGGACCCTTCTGGGCGGCGTCGTGGACCCGAACCCTGGCCTGGGCCTGGGGATCGATGTCGAGGATCCGGCCCGGGCCGACTTCGATGGATTCGACGACGTGGTGCTGACCCCGGCGGAACGGCTGCACCTCGCCGGACTGCACGGCCTCCCGCTGCTGCGGGGCCGGGCACGGCTGTGGGCGCGCAAGGAGGCGTGGCTCAAGCTGCTGGGTACGGGGCTCCAGACGGCCCCGGACACTCTTGACGTGCTGGATGACGCCCTGCGGACCGGCGTGAACGGCCATGCCGGGCTCCGGGACCTGCCGGCGGAAGAGACGGGCCTGCCCGCGGAGCTTGTGGCCGCTGCCGCCGTCGCGGTCCTTCCCTAG
- the pheT gene encoding phenylalanine--tRNA ligase subunit beta has protein sequence MRIPLSWLREFAQVPADATAEDVMAELVKVGLEEEAVHRPTDTIQGPIVVGQVLSIVKEPQTNGKTINWCQVRVVPEGQPQTLTGEGIDPSGVQGIICGAHNFVEGDKVVVTLPGAVLPGDFRISARKTYGHLSAGMIASVRELGIGEDHDGILVLSRIGLDPELGTDAMELLGLYDQAAEINVTPDRSYCFSIRGVAREYAHATGTAFTDPVSKVRVPEVLSGGYGVKLNDDAPIYGKPGCDRFVARTVRGVDATRPTPPWMTSRLRLAGIRSISLPVDISNYVMLELGQPNHCYDLDKLAGDIVVRRATAGEKITTLDDKERTLDAEDLLITDASGPIGIAGVMGGAHTEVSDSTTNVLVEAAHFDEVSIARARRRHKLPSEASKRFERGVDWQVADVAAQRVVDLLVELAGGTADEAGTDVGTAPDAVTIELPAGYAATRIGIDFTDQDIVTSLEDLGAVVVKNGGDYTVTAPSWRNDLETRDDLTEEIARLVGYDKIPATLPVAPPGRGLTRVQQQRRRLIQALADAGLTEVMAYPFVSKAANDTFGVPAEGTARKALKLANPISEEHGYLRTSILPGLIEVAKRNHSRGFRDLALFEAGLVFLPGEQLGTASIPPLGVKPGDEVLDGLYDGVPDQPLHLAAVLTGHDSPAAPAHTPRAWDWADALDIARIAGDVLGVDLVVTQGRHQAFHPGRAAQIALRTGAVVGYAGELHPKLLAAHDMPARSVALELNADALFEAAADVIVARHISAYPVATQDVALVVPQDVPAEEVLTALRDGAGELLEDVALFDVYAGKGIEDGKKSLAFSLRFRADDRTLTADEASAAREGAVAAAHKRFGAVQR, from the coding sequence GTGCGTATCCCACTTTCCTGGTTGCGCGAATTCGCGCAGGTACCGGCCGATGCAACGGCCGAAGACGTCATGGCCGAGCTCGTCAAGGTCGGACTCGAAGAAGAAGCAGTCCACCGCCCCACGGACACCATCCAGGGTCCGATCGTGGTGGGCCAGGTGCTCAGCATCGTCAAGGAGCCCCAGACCAACGGCAAGACCATCAACTGGTGCCAGGTCCGGGTTGTTCCCGAGGGCCAGCCGCAGACGCTGACCGGCGAGGGCATCGACCCCTCGGGCGTGCAGGGCATCATCTGCGGCGCCCACAACTTCGTTGAAGGCGACAAGGTGGTGGTCACCCTGCCGGGCGCCGTGCTGCCGGGCGACTTCAGGATCTCCGCGCGCAAGACGTACGGGCACCTCTCCGCCGGCATGATCGCCTCCGTGCGCGAGCTCGGCATCGGCGAGGACCACGACGGCATCCTGGTGCTGTCTCGGATCGGCCTCGACCCGGAACTGGGCACCGACGCCATGGAACTGCTGGGACTTTACGACCAGGCCGCGGAAATCAACGTCACCCCGGACCGCAGCTACTGCTTCTCCATCCGCGGCGTGGCCCGTGAATACGCGCACGCTACCGGCACCGCCTTCACGGACCCGGTGTCCAAGGTCCGGGTCCCGGAGGTGCTGTCCGGCGGCTACGGCGTCAAGCTCAACGACGACGCCCCCATCTACGGCAAGCCCGGCTGTGACCGCTTTGTGGCCCGCACGGTGCGCGGCGTGGACGCCACCCGGCCTACGCCGCCGTGGATGACGTCCCGGCTCCGGCTCGCCGGCATCCGGTCCATCTCCCTTCCGGTGGATATCTCCAACTACGTCATGCTCGAGCTCGGCCAGCCGAACCACTGCTATGACCTGGACAAGCTCGCCGGCGACATCGTCGTCCGGCGTGCCACGGCAGGGGAGAAGATCACCACCCTGGACGACAAGGAGCGCACGCTCGACGCCGAGGACCTGCTGATCACGGACGCCTCCGGGCCGATCGGGATCGCCGGTGTCATGGGCGGTGCTCACACCGAGGTCTCGGACTCCACTACCAACGTGCTGGTGGAGGCCGCGCACTTTGATGAAGTCTCGATTGCGCGTGCGCGCCGCCGCCACAAGCTGCCCTCCGAGGCGTCCAAGCGCTTCGAACGCGGCGTGGACTGGCAGGTGGCGGATGTCGCCGCGCAGCGCGTGGTGGACCTCCTGGTCGAACTCGCCGGAGGGACGGCCGACGAAGCCGGGACCGACGTCGGAACCGCGCCGGACGCCGTCACGATCGAACTGCCGGCAGGGTACGCCGCGACCCGGATCGGGATCGACTTCACCGACCAGGACATCGTGACCTCGCTCGAAGACCTCGGCGCCGTCGTCGTGAAGAACGGCGGCGATTACACGGTGACCGCCCCGAGCTGGCGCAACGACCTCGAAACCAGGGACGACCTTACCGAGGAAATCGCCCGGCTGGTCGGCTACGACAAGATTCCGGCGACCCTGCCGGTGGCGCCGCCGGGCCGTGGCCTGACCCGTGTCCAGCAGCAGCGACGCCGCCTGATCCAGGCCCTCGCCGACGCCGGACTGACCGAGGTGATGGCCTACCCGTTCGTTTCCAAGGCCGCCAATGACACCTTCGGCGTGCCAGCCGAGGGCACTGCGCGCAAGGCCCTCAAGCTCGCCAACCCGATCAGCGAGGAGCACGGTTACCTGCGCACCTCGATCCTGCCGGGCCTGATCGAGGTCGCCAAGCGCAACCACTCCCGCGGGTTCCGTGACCTCGCCCTCTTCGAGGCGGGGCTCGTGTTCCTGCCCGGCGAGCAGCTTGGCACCGCTTCGATTCCGCCGCTCGGCGTCAAGCCCGGCGACGAGGTGCTGGACGGCTTGTACGACGGCGTCCCGGACCAGCCGCTGCACCTCGCGGCCGTGCTCACGGGACACGACTCGCCTGCCGCCCCGGCCCACACCCCGCGGGCTTGGGACTGGGCGGACGCGCTGGACATCGCCAGGATCGCCGGCGACGTGCTCGGCGTCGACCTCGTGGTCACGCAGGGCCGGCACCAGGCCTTCCACCCGGGCCGGGCGGCGCAGATTGCGCTGCGCACCGGCGCAGTGGTTGGCTACGCCGGCGAGCTGCACCCCAAGCTGCTGGCGGCCCATGACATGCCGGCCCGCTCCGTGGCGCTGGAGCTGAACGCCGATGCCCTCTTCGAGGCTGCCGCCGACGTGATCGTGGCCCGGCACATCTCGGCCTACCCGGTGGCTACCCAGGACGTGGCCCTCGTGGTGCCGCAGGACGTTCCGGCGGAAGAGGTACTCACGGCCCTGCGCGACGGTGCAGGCGAACTGCTCGAGGACGTCGCACTGTTCGACGTCTACGCGGGCAAGGGGATCGAGGACGGCAAGAAGTCGCTCGCGTTCAGCCTGCGCTTCCGCGCCGACGACCGCACCCTGACTGCGGACGAGGCATCGGCGGCGCGTGAGGGTGCCGTCGCCGCTGCCCACAAACGCTTCGGGGCGGTGCAGCGCTAA